In Desulforegula conservatrix Mb1Pa, the following proteins share a genomic window:
- a CDS encoding CoA-binding protein: MEKVAVVGASHNEERYSYKAMKMLEQYGHVPLPVAPARKEILGRKVYGKLGDVDEKVDTVTMYVGPARQEGVIDEIVNLKPRRVIFNPGTENPGEYKKLTDAGIEVLEACTLVMLRTNQF, translated from the coding sequence ATGGAAAAAGTTGCTGTTGTCGGCGCAAGCCATAATGAGGAAAGATATTCTTACAAGGCGATGAAGATGCTCGAACAATACGGGCATGTGCCTTTGCCTGTTGCTCCAGCCAGGAAAGAGATCCTTGGAAGAAAGGTATATGGCAAACTTGGTGATGTGGATGAAAAAGTGGATACTGTCACCATGTATGTAGGCCCTGCCCGCCAGGAAGGAGTGATAGATGAGATTGTGAATCTAAAGCCAAGGCGAGTCATATTTAATCCTGGGACAGAGAATCCAGGCGAATACAAAAAGCTGACTGACGCAGGGATAGAAGTTCTTGAGGCCTGTACCCTGGTTATGCTCAGGACTAATCAGTTTTAA